In Quercus robur chromosome 10, dhQueRobu3.1, whole genome shotgun sequence, a genomic segment contains:
- the LOC126703191 gene encoding protein CURLY FLAG LEAF 1-like encodes MEFPELSLAPTQFVVNKSSICSSPESDGNTSRKRKFFNDHSIKTDQAVHTSVDLQLKDPLPIGWEQCLDLESGRMYYLNRKTLRKSWEWPKYQKLDLELNISTNSTCSEQYSSGSSVTLEDSKKKYSSNGNMIALACLNCHLLVILSKSSPSCPNCKYVHSLPSQQTPQAKVPVVKSLNTLSLLN; translated from the exons ATGGAGTTTCCGGAGCTCTCTTTGGCTCCAACACAGTTTGTTGTGAATAAGAGCAGTATTTGTTCATCTCCAGAATCTGACGGCAACACTTCCCGGAAGAGGAAGTTTTTCAATGATCACTCGATTAAGACTGACCAAGCAGTTCACACTAGTGTTGATCTTCAACTGAAAGATCCACTGCCGATAGGCTGGGAGCAATGCCTTGATCTTGaa TCAGGTAGAATGTATTATCTGAACAGGAAGACCTTGAGGAAGAGTTGGGAGTGGCCCAAGTATCAAAAGCTAGACCTTGAACTCAACATCTCAACAAACTCAACTTGTTCTGAGCAGTACAGCAGTGGCAGCTCTGTTACACTTGAGGACTCCAAGAAGAAATACTCCTCAAATGGTAACATGATTGCTTTGGCTTGCTTGAATTGCCATCTCCTAGTCATTCTCTCCAAATCCTCTCCATCTTGTCCCAACTGCAAGTATGTCCATTCACTCCCATCCCAACAGACCCCACAAGCCAAAGTCCCAGTTGTCAAGTCCCTCAACACCTTAAGCCTCTTAAATTGA
- the LOC126702227 gene encoding vesicle transport protein GOT1 isoform X3 has translation MGQVQLVDPKTPFFILALRTLCLVESKTQNAPFLSHFAIFPTVERCFLFATIKETSTVIRMVYELTEQKKIGLGLIGFGIVFTFLGVVLFFDRGLLALSNIFCLTGVALLLGWRSTWNLFTNRANYKGSAAFLLGLFFLFVRWPIVAVFGHLSRCFSIRFQF, from the exons atgggTCAAGTCCAACTTGTTGACCCAAAAACACCTTTCTTCATTCTCGCGTTAAGAACTTTGTGTCTCGTCGAGTCAAAAACTCAAAACGCACCGTTCTTGTCTCATTTTGCAATCTTCCCAACTG TTGAAAGGTGCTTCCTATTTGCTACCATCAAAGAGACTAGTACAGTTATCAGGATGGTGTATGAACTAACTGAGCAAAAAA AGATTGGTTTGGGTCTCATTGGTTTTGGTATCGTTTTTACATTTCTTGGTGTAGTTCTATTCTTCGACAGGGGTTTACTTGCCCTTTCAAAT ATATTTTGCTTGACTGGGGTAGCCCTTTTGCTTGGTTGGCGTTCAACGTGGAACCTTTTCACTAACAGAGCAAACTACAAG GGTTCTGCAGCTTTTCTTCTAgggctcttttttctttttgttcggTGGCCAATAGTTG CGGTTTTTGGCCATCTGTCAAGGTGTTTCTCTATCAGATTCCAGTTTTAG
- the LOC126702227 gene encoding vesicle transport protein GOT1 isoform X1 gives MGQVQLVDPKTPFFILALRTLCLVESKTQNAPFLSHFAIFPTVERCFLFATIKETSTVIRMVYELTEQKKIGLGLIGFGIVFTFLGVVLFFDRGLLALSNIFCLTGVALLLGWRSTWNLFTNRANYKGSAAFLLGLFFLFVRWPIVGIILQIYGCIALFGGFWPSVKVFLYQIPVLGWIIQYPVLQLLDRLRGSS, from the exons atgggTCAAGTCCAACTTGTTGACCCAAAAACACCTTTCTTCATTCTCGCGTTAAGAACTTTGTGTCTCGTCGAGTCAAAAACTCAAAACGCACCGTTCTTGTCTCATTTTGCAATCTTCCCAACTG TTGAAAGGTGCTTCCTATTTGCTACCATCAAAGAGACTAGTACAGTTATCAGGATGGTGTATGAACTAACTGAGCAAAAAA AGATTGGTTTGGGTCTCATTGGTTTTGGTATCGTTTTTACATTTCTTGGTGTAGTTCTATTCTTCGACAGGGGTTTACTTGCCCTTTCAAAT ATATTTTGCTTGACTGGGGTAGCCCTTTTGCTTGGTTGGCGTTCAACGTGGAACCTTTTCACTAACAGAGCAAACTACAAG GGTTCTGCAGCTTTTCTTCTAgggctcttttttctttttgttcggTGGCCAATAGTTGGTATAATCCTACAAATATATGGTTGTATTGCTCTCTTTGG CGGTTTTTGGCCATCTGTCAAGGTGTTTCTCTATCAGATTCCAGTTTTAGGATGGATTATACAGTATCCTGTTCTG CAGCTTCTTGATCGCCTGAGGGGCTCTAGTTGA
- the LOC126702227 gene encoding vesicle transport protein GOT1 isoform X2, with translation MGQVQLVDPKTPFFILALRTLCLVESKTQNAPFLSHFAIFPTVERCFLFATIKETSTVIRMVYELTEQKKIGLGLIGFGIVFTFLGVVLFFDRGLLALSNIFCLTGVALLLGWRSTWNLFTNRANYKGSAAFLLGLFFLFVRWPIVGIILQIYGCIALFGGFWPSVKVFLYQIPVLGWIIQYPVLLLDRLRGSS, from the exons atgggTCAAGTCCAACTTGTTGACCCAAAAACACCTTTCTTCATTCTCGCGTTAAGAACTTTGTGTCTCGTCGAGTCAAAAACTCAAAACGCACCGTTCTTGTCTCATTTTGCAATCTTCCCAACTG TTGAAAGGTGCTTCCTATTTGCTACCATCAAAGAGACTAGTACAGTTATCAGGATGGTGTATGAACTAACTGAGCAAAAAA AGATTGGTTTGGGTCTCATTGGTTTTGGTATCGTTTTTACATTTCTTGGTGTAGTTCTATTCTTCGACAGGGGTTTACTTGCCCTTTCAAAT ATATTTTGCTTGACTGGGGTAGCCCTTTTGCTTGGTTGGCGTTCAACGTGGAACCTTTTCACTAACAGAGCAAACTACAAG GGTTCTGCAGCTTTTCTTCTAgggctcttttttctttttgttcggTGGCCAATAGTTGGTATAATCCTACAAATATATGGTTGTATTGCTCTCTTTGG CGGTTTTTGGCCATCTGTCAAGGTGTTTCTCTATCAGATTCCAGTTTTAGGATGGATTATACAGTATCCTGTTCTG CTTCTTGATCGCCTGAGGGGCTCTAGTTGA